Proteins from a single region of Bdellovibrio bacteriovorus HD100:
- a CDS encoding TMEM165/GDT1 family protein yields MMDWKIFASTFITIFLAEMGDKTQFAALAASSQTKSTMTVLLAVVLALGLAGALGVIFGKFLGTMLSPQVMKYVSGSLFILVGIWVLAAKS; encoded by the coding sequence ATGATGGATTGGAAGATTTTTGCCAGCACCTTTATCACTATATTTTTGGCTGAAATGGGAGACAAGACCCAATTTGCTGCGTTGGCTGCATCTTCACAAACAAAGTCGACAATGACGGTATTACTGGCCGTTGTGTTGGCTCTGGGTCTGGCTGGCGCCCTGGGAGTGATCTTTGGAAAATTCCTGGGGACCATGTTAAGCCCCCAAGTCATGAAGTACGTTTCCGGCAGTTTGTTTATTCTGGTCGGTATCTGGGTTCTGGCAGCGAAGTCCTAA
- a CDS encoding exopolysaccharide biosynthesis protein, producing MKSRFITAMDLLQEEASKGDLTLRRVFQLLGEEGHAMLVLFFCLPFLQPIPIPGLSTPLGIMISVVAFFLYLQRPPWLPKRFENVKLSSELVIKVSEVAEKIWTYVSRIVKERLTFFHDLWFFRMVNLVVFVINAALLSLPLPIPFSNTVPAVGIILCAIGHMEKDGVFILFSYLWCLIVASFFATLAMGAINFV from the coding sequence TTGAAAAGTCGATTTATTACCGCCATGGATCTTTTGCAGGAAGAAGCTTCCAAAGGAGACCTCACTTTGCGAAGAGTCTTCCAACTATTGGGAGAAGAAGGCCACGCCATGCTGGTGTTGTTCTTCTGTCTGCCGTTCTTGCAGCCGATCCCTATTCCCGGACTTTCCACTCCGTTGGGAATCATGATTTCAGTGGTGGCGTTTTTCCTTTATCTGCAAAGGCCCCCGTGGCTTCCCAAACGATTTGAAAATGTGAAACTCTCCTCCGAGCTGGTGATCAAGGTCTCGGAAGTGGCGGAAAAGATCTGGACGTACGTTTCCCGCATCGTCAAAGAGCGCCTGACCTTCTTCCATGACCTGTGGTTTTTCCGCATGGTGAATCTGGTGGTGTTTGTGATAAATGCCGCCCTTCTTTCGCTGCCGTTGCCGATTCCCTTTTCCAACACGGTGCCGGCGGTGGGAATCATTCTGTGCGCCATCGGCCACATGGAAAAAGACGGTGTTTTTATCCTTTTTAGCTACCTGTGGTGTCTTATTGTTGCTTCGTTCTTTGCAACACTGGCCATGGGGGCGATCAACTTCGTTTAG
- a CDS encoding cysteine rich repeat-containing protein, with protein MGKWIAAVLILCFANISIAKGPNDVCAQDRETLCGKVERGEGRVLKCMMENKDKLSADCKAKFEKMKDHAMEMKDACHEDHEKFCANASGGKGRKMKCMMEHKDELSADCRAQMENMKDARKKMRKGN; from the coding sequence ATGGGAAAATGGATTGCAGCAGTTTTGATTCTTTGTTTTGCCAATATATCAATCGCCAAGGGGCCGAATGACGTCTGCGCCCAGGATCGCGAAACACTGTGCGGAAAAGTCGAGCGTGGTGAGGGCCGTGTGCTGAAGTGCATGATGGAAAACAAGGACAAGCTGTCAGCCGACTGTAAGGCTAAGTTCGAGAAAATGAAAGATCACGCGATGGAGATGAAAGATGCCTGTCACGAGGATCATGAAAAGTTCTGCGCGAATGCCTCTGGAGGCAAGGGTCGCAAAATGAAATGCATGATGGAACATAAAGATGAACTGTCTGCAGACTGCAGGGCGCAAATGGAAAACATGAAGGACGCCCGCAAGAAAATGAGAAAGGGTAACTAA